In the Longimicrobiaceae bacterium genome, one interval contains:
- a CDS encoding DUF885 domain-containing protein has translation MTLRRTSAALLCAATLLAACAPAPRQAAPAGAPQAAAAGAQAEYDRFAREFLDWYYEASPVRATRLGIHRHDDRLQDLSRAGIERRREALHGWLRRLEGIDRAALRGDARLDHRVLEHAIRAQLLELEEVRGWERDPGTYVGAVSGGTSALSSRTFAPADQRMRSMMARWEQVPDVLAAARANLRDVPRLWAESAAGSARGTASFLRSDLPRALAEQGLERVDPALRAEWDAARLRTAARMEEFAGWLRDDLAPRAQGDFRLGRDVFERKLKYEEHVDLSADELREVNERAIRDYKAWVAREAARVDPRRDPAAVMDSITGIYPPPERLIATARAQLDTIRRFIVERGIVTLPSERMPTVRETPAYARGGFASMDTPGPFETAATEAYYNITNVDPAWTPEQKAQHMTYFNYPGLLGITVHEAMPGHFVQLLYEQQVPTEVRKVFTPSSLVEGWAHYAEQMMVDEGLGGGDPAVRLGQLRRALQRHARWHAGLAMHAYGGSVEDAAERYQEIAYFAPFPALREVQRGTSDPTYLYYALGRMQILKLREDYRRRLESQGKPFSLREFHDTFLRLGLPVSLAREVMIPGDAGPVL, from the coding sequence ATGACGCTCCGCCGCACCTCCGCAGCACTCCTCTGCGCCGCCACCCTGCTGGCGGCGTGCGCCCCCGCCCCCCGGCAGGCCGCCCCGGCGGGCGCGCCGCAGGCCGCCGCGGCGGGCGCGCAGGCGGAGTACGATCGCTTCGCCCGCGAGTTCCTGGACTGGTACTACGAGGCCAGCCCCGTCCGGGCCACCCGGCTGGGGATCCACCGCCACGACGACCGGCTGCAGGACCTCTCGCGCGCCGGGATCGAGCGGCGCAGGGAGGCGCTGCACGGGTGGCTGCGGCGCCTGGAGGGGATCGACCGCGCGGCGCTGCGGGGCGACGCCCGCCTGGACCACCGCGTCCTGGAGCACGCCATCCGGGCGCAGCTCCTGGAGCTGGAGGAGGTGCGCGGGTGGGAGCGCGATCCGGGCACGTACGTCGGCGCGGTGTCGGGGGGGACCTCCGCGCTATCGTCGCGCACCTTCGCGCCTGCCGACCAGCGGATGCGGAGCATGATGGCGCGCTGGGAGCAGGTGCCGGACGTGCTCGCCGCCGCCCGCGCCAACCTGCGCGACGTCCCGCGGCTCTGGGCCGAGAGCGCGGCGGGGAGCGCGCGGGGGACCGCGTCGTTCCTCCGGAGCGATCTCCCCCGCGCGCTGGCGGAGCAGGGGCTGGAGCGGGTGGACCCGGCGCTCCGGGCGGAGTGGGACGCGGCGCGACTGCGCACCGCCGCCCGGATGGAGGAGTTCGCGGGGTGGCTCCGCGACGACCTGGCGCCCCGCGCGCAGGGCGACTTCCGCCTGGGGCGCGACGTGTTCGAGCGGAAGCTGAAGTACGAGGAGCACGTGGACCTGTCCGCGGACGAGCTGCGCGAGGTCAACGAGCGGGCCATCCGCGACTACAAGGCCTGGGTGGCGCGCGAGGCCGCCCGCGTGGACCCCCGCCGCGACCCGGCGGCCGTGATGGACTCCATCACCGGGATCTACCCGCCGCCGGAGCGGCTGATCGCCACCGCGCGGGCGCAGCTCGACACCATCCGCCGCTTCATCGTGGAGCGGGGGATCGTCACCCTCCCCTCGGAGCGGATGCCCACGGTGCGGGAGACCCCGGCGTACGCGCGCGGCGGCTTCGCCAGCATGGACACGCCGGGGCCGTTCGAGACGGCCGCCACGGAGGCCTACTACAACATCACCAACGTGGACCCCGCCTGGACGCCGGAGCAGAAGGCCCAGCACATGACGTACTTCAACTACCCGGGTCTGCTGGGCATCACGGTGCACGAGGCCATGCCGGGCCACTTCGTCCAGCTCCTGTACGAGCAGCAGGTCCCCACCGAGGTGCGCAAGGTGTTCACCCCGTCCTCGCTGGTGGAGGGGTGGGCGCACTACGCCGAGCAGATGATGGTGGACGAGGGGCTGGGCGGTGGGGACCCCGCGGTGCGGCTGGGGCAGCTCCGGCGCGCGCTGCAGCGGCACGCGCGCTGGCACGCCGGGCTGGCGATGCACGCCTACGGCGGGTCGGTGGAGGACGCGGCGGAGCGCTACCAGGAGATCGCCTACTTCGCCCCGTTCCCGGCGCTGCGCGAGGTGCAGCGTGGGACGTCGGACCCCACCTACCTGTACTACGCGCTGGGCCGGATGCAGATCCTGAAGCTGCGCGAGGACTACCGCCGACGCCTGGAGTCGCAGGGGAAGCCGTTCTCGCTCCGGGAGTTCCACGACACCTTCCTGCGCCTGGGGCTCCCGGTCTCGCTGGCGCGCGAGGTGATGATCCCCGGCGACGCGGGGCCGGTGCTGTAG
- a CDS encoding response regulator: MKTVLIVEDQIETLAIHSAYLERHGYRVLQAENGEAGVDSARRHRPDIILMDLSIPRLDGFGATEALKRDPDTGHIPIVVMTAFAYGSVGKRAVAAGCDGFLAKPLDPRRVLQEVHRRIGPAATQAN, encoded by the coding sequence ATGAAGACCGTCCTCATCGTGGAAGACCAGATCGAGACCCTCGCCATCCACTCGGCGTACCTGGAGCGGCACGGCTACCGGGTCCTCCAGGCGGAGAACGGCGAGGCGGGGGTGGACTCCGCGCGGCGCCACCGGCCGGACATTATCCTCATGGACCTGTCCATCCCCCGGCTCGACGGCTTCGGGGCCACGGAGGCGCTGAAGCGCGACCCGGACACCGGCCACATCCCCATCGTGGTGATGACCGCGTTCGCCTACGGGTCCGTGGGGAAGCGCGCCGTGGCCGCCGGCTGCGACGGCTTCCTCGCCAAGCCGCTGGACCCGCGCCGCGTGCTGCAGGAGGTGCACCGCCGCATCGGCCCCGCGGCGACCCAGGCGAACTGA